In Malania oleifera isolate guangnan ecotype guangnan chromosome 8, ASM2987363v1, whole genome shotgun sequence, a single window of DNA contains:
- the LOC131161342 gene encoding rac-like GTP-binding protein 5 — MSASRFIKCVTVGDGAVGKTCMLISYTSNTFPTDYVPTVFDNFSANVVVDGSTVNLGLWDTAGQEDYNRLRPLSYRGADVFLLAFSLISKASYENVAKKWIPELRHYAPGVPIILVGTKLDLRDDKQFFIDHPGSVPITTAQGEELRKVIGAPAYIECSSKTQQNVKAVFDAAIKVVLQPPKQKKKKRKAQKACSIL, encoded by the exons ATGAGCGCGTCTCGGTTCATAAAGTGCGTGACGGTCGGCGATGGCGCTGTTGGCAAAACCTGCATGCTGATCTCCTACACAAGCAACACATTCCCTACG GACTATGTGCCAACCGTTTTTGACAATTTCAGTGCAAATGTTGTGGTTGATGGGAGCACAGTCAACCTAGGGCTGTGGGATACTGCTG GTCAGGAGGACTATAATAGGTTAAGACCTCTCAGCTATCGAGGGGCAGATGTGTTTCTTCTTGCATTTTCTCTTATAAGCAAGGCTAGTTATGAAAATGTTGCCAAGAAG TGGATTCCTGAACTTAGGCATTATGCACCTGGTGTTCCAATAATCCTTGTTGGAACAAAGCTTG ATCTTCGGGATGATAAGCAGTTTTTTATAGACCACCCTGGTTCAGTACCGATCACTACAGCTCAG GGTGAGGAACTGAGAAAGGTTATTGGGGCCCCTGCCTACATCGAATGTAGTTCAAAAACACAGCAG AATGTTAAGGCCGTTTTCGACGCAGCCATTAAGGTGGTACTCCAGCCACctaagcaaaagaagaagaagaggaaggcaCAGAAGGCCTGCTCCATATTGTGA